The DNA segment CTAAACACATAGAAAACATCGTTGTAAAAACTGTGAATGGGGTTCCTGTGTTTATCCGTGATTTGGGTTCGGTCGAAATTTCTCATCCGATTCCAAGTGGGGTATTGGGTTATACAGTCCAAAACGAAGAAGAAGGTTTAATTGATGTTGACTCATCTGTCCAAGGTTTGGTGGCGATGAGACGTTGGGGAGATCCCAATGAGATGGGTGAACGTATCCGTGAAAAAGTCAAAGAAATCAATGAAAACTACCTTCCAAAAGGAGTTCAACTTCGTAACACTTATGACAGAACGGATTTAGTAAATTATACTCTTCGAACAATTGGAAAAACATTGGTTGAAGGTGTTGTTGTCGTAAGTTTAGTTTTAATTTTCTTTATCGGAAGTGTTAGGGCAAGTCTTGTCGTTGTGGCAACCATTCCATTTGCCATGTTGTTTGCATTTTTACTTATGAACATGTCTGGAATTCCGGCAAGTTTACTTTCGTTAGGTGCAATTGACTTTGGTATTATCGTTGATGGTGCCGTCATCATGGTGGAAAATATCATGCGACGTTATCGCGATGCCACACCTGAAGAAAAATCACATGGAATCCTTGCATTTACAAGAGATTCTGCATCTGAAGTTGGAACAGAAATTCTATTTTCAATCTTAATCATCATCTTAGCATATCTTCCAATTTTCTCATTTGAACGTATCGAAGGTCGATTATTCAAACCAATGGCGTTTACAATTTCCTTTGCGATTTTAGGAGCACTCATCTTCGCAATGGCAGTGATCCCTGTGATCATGTCGATCATCTATAAAAATTATTTTGAATCGGCAAATCCTGGGCCAATCGAATGGCACAATCCATTTTATGATTGGATCGAAGGAAAGTACAGACGTCTTATTGAATTCATTGTCAATCGTTCCAAAAAAGCAGTTCGTTATACTTTCAGTGTTGTGACCATATTCTTAGCCATTGGTATGTTTTCGTTAGGAACAGAATTTTTACCTGAGATGGACGAAGGTGGATTCAACATTCGTATCTTTTTTCCAGTAGGAATTTCACTTCCAGAAGCTAGAAAGTTTATGCCAAAGATCAGGCAAACGATCTATAAAAACGAACAAGTCAGCGTAGTAATCTCCCAGTTAGGTAGGAATGATGATGGAACAGATCCACTTCCACCAAACCGACTCGAAGTATTGATTGGTTTAAAAGACTATAATAAGTGGAAAGAAAAGATCACCAAACAAGAATTATTACTCAGAATGAAGAATGATCTGGAAGCCACTTTACCAGGTGCAAGGATCAGTTTTTCACAACCGATTATGGACAACTTGTCCGAAGCAATCATGGGTACAATTGCCGATCTTGCAGTGTTTGTATCTGGAAATGATTTAAAAATCATGCGTGGGATTGGTAATGAAGTTCTAAAAGAAATCAAAGAAATGAAAGGTGCCAGTGAATATGGTATCGAACAAGAGGCGGAAAGTCCACAGTTAACAATCAGCATCAATCGAGAAGCTGCGGCTCGTTTTGGTATCAATGTAATTGATATCCAACAAATGATTGAGGCCGCGATCGGGATGCAAAGAATTAGCACTTTGTATGAGGGTCCATCTGACATTCCGCCAAAAACTCCAGCTCGTTTTGGAATCGTAGTGCGATTTTCAAAAGATTACCGTGCATCAAAACAAGCGATTGAAAATATGCCAATCATCTCTCCCAAAGGAGAAAGGATCCCATTATCTCAGTTGGCTGATATTGAAGTCATTGATGGACCAACAATGATCTTCAGACAAGAAGGCCGTCGGGTTGTAACTGTTAGGACAAACATTAGAGGTCGAGACCAAGGTGGATTTGTTTCTGAACTCCAAAAACGAGTTAAGAAAAAAATCAAACTGCCAGACGGTTATGAAATCCGATTTGGGGGACAATATGAAAACCTTTCTAGGGTTGGGAAAAAATTAGCAATCGTCATTCCCATTACAATCCTCATCATATTCGGAGTATTGTATTTGTTGTATCGTAACCTAAAGTATGTCTATGTTGCACTTGCTTGTATTCCTCTTTCCTTACTTGGGGGAATTTATGCACTATTACTTCGAGGGTATTACTTCAACGTATCAGGTGGAGTTGGATTTATTTCACTCTTTGGAATTGCAACCATGGCAGGGGTGTTATTTGTTTCAAGGACCAACCACCTTCTAATCGAGGAACCAGATATTTCAACGAAGGCAGCAGTAAAAAAAGCTGCAGTCATTCAGTTACGCCCAATGCTTATGACAATGTTACTTGCGTTACTCGGTTTAATTCCTGCAACTTTGGGAACAGGAGTAGGATCAGACGTACAAAGGCCATTGGCAACAGTGATTGTAGGCGGATTATTTTCAGCTATGTGCCTTGTTTTAACCATCCTACCTTCTCTTTACCTAGTCGTAGTTGGAGAAAGAAAACCAGATGCAAAAGAATTAGAAGAAATGAGTCACAAAAAACATATTCCATTTCTAGATTTTGTGAACGAACTGAGTGAAGAACCTTTAGAAGAAGATGATGACGACAATGATTCTCCTTCTAAGAAGAAGAAAAAACCCGCTAAAAAAAGGAAAAAAACTTAAAAAAAGAACCGATCATAAAAAAGTAAGTAGAGTGTAGAACTAACCTCTGGAAACAAATTCCAGAGGTTTTTTTTATATCCTAACTGTTGCCGCGACCACAAACAATCGCTCTACTCTAGTCCTTTTGTTATTATCTGTTTCAAAAACAGGATCCATCGATTCCCTTTGGATGGCTTCAAGTCGTAAAAGTCCAGGTAACCAATTTAATAAATCAAAAGTGATCGTATACCCATTAGTTAAAAAACCATTTCGTGTATATGTGGGAGCTAACACTTGTTTTGGATCATAAAATCGTTCTAAACGAAAACTAAGCCTAAAAATATCTTCATACCGAAAACTTGTCCAGAATGTACCGTGATACCATTGGTTATAAACTCGAGACTCTCGACTGATGTACATTGGCAGTACAGGATTGATTTCTTTCCACCATGGTTCATAGGATAATGATTCTTTTGTCTTTTGTGCTCCAATGTCCCCAGACATAGCAAATGACAACCAATCTAAAACTTTCCATTCTACAATTGTATTATTGTATAACCTGGTCTGTTTTCGTTCATAGTCTGGTGCTTCATTCCCTACAAATTGATTCGCAGTCAGAATCAAATTAGGAGTAAAATGGTATTTAAATTGAGTTCCTACAGATTTATCTTTGTTTTGATCGGTAATGTTTTGCCATCCATTCATCACATGAAATTGGAATTGGAATTTTTCACTAAACTTAGTTGTTAATCTTACTCCTGACGAATAATAAGGAACATAGTCAAGTGCAAGTGCTCTCGTATAATTCCAATTATCTGAAGAAATCCAAGATTCATGTCCAATATGACCGAAATAAATCCCAGCATCCAGCCATGTGTTTTTGGTTAACTTAAAACCAACATAGGCTTCTTGGATGTGTTTGACAGCATTTTGATTCGAACTGACATCTTTACTCACTTCTGCTGCATAATTTGTATTCACAGAAGTTCCAAACTGCAATGCAATTCTACCTCGGATTTTTTCTTCCTGCCACTTTGCATCGACAAATCCTAAATTGATATTAAACTCATCATTCCGAACCGCTTGTGTAGTATAGGCACGTTCTTTTGAGCGAGGATGATTTGCATTATGCGAATAGTAAGTATCAACGAAGGCGCCGAATTTTAAACTTTTAGGCAATACAATATGATTCTCTTGAGTTTGATTGGATGACTCGTTTTGGTTCTTTTGGACGATTTGATTTGTATCTTTATTTTGAGTTGTTTCATTCGTTTCCTCAGCAAATAGATTTCCTGAGAACAGGAAAATAATGGAAAGAATGGAGAGTAATGAAAGAAATTGATTCCGTGTTGGCATGTAAATCCGCTCATCACGAGCGGAGTTTAAAACTTATTTTTTAAGAAGTTCTTTGATCTCTTTTGGAAATGGTAGTAACTCTTCAGGAACTTGGATTAACTTTTTACGATAGTTCTTCTTGTACTCTTTCTTAAATTTTGTATGGCAAGATTTACAAGTCTCATCTGGTTTTCCCACAGCAAGTTTGGAGTCGATCATTTCTTTCCATTCTGCTTTTTGGTCTTCGGGAGCCATGTCTGGAACTTTTGCGAGAATTTTATTGAGATAATCAGCATTATCCTTTTTGTCATACAACTTCGTCGCTGGCTTTGTATACTCTTCCATAAAATCATGGAGATTCATCTCAGTGACTGACTTTGTTTTTTTTTCAGCGTTTAGTACAAACCCGAAAGAAACAAAAACCATCACCATACTCAAAAGTAATTTTAATTTCATATCTACCTTCTTGCGAAATTCTAAAGTCGATTGGTAAGAGAATCAAGTCTGTTTTTACGCATCAGTTCTGATCCAAGACCAAATTTTTTGACTGATTCCAAATTGACCCGGCCTGTATATTTATCCTCATAATTGGACAAATGGTTCACAAAATCTTGGTCCAAACCTGCGAGGTATCTTGTTTCAGGAAAAAACAAATATCCTTTTGCACGTCTTGGAGTGAATGGAAATTGGATGAGAGTCAGATAATATTCCCAAGAGTTTTTTTCGGGAGGAATTGATTTCTCAAATGCACGCACTCCTCTTTTGACGTGTTTCACTTCATCTTCAAAGATAGTGAGCATGATTTCGGAAGTTTTTAAATCTCCGAAATAGGAGAATACTTTTGCATACACTTGCGAATAATCTAAGTTAGCTCCTTCAAAAGACAATGACATAACTGCTGAAAATGACTCTAAGGTGTGAAACTGTTCTAGTTGTTTCCAAAAAATATAATTTAACGGGATATCTCCAAATTGAACTCCAAAATCATTCATCCTGTTTATGTACAATTTAAGATGGGTTTGTTCTTCTTCTATCGTTTTCACCCATCCATTTCGGATGGATTTTGGAGCGTTTGGAAATGCTAAAATTGCCCAGGCAAACAGTTCGATTGCCATGAGCTCATGGTTTGCAAAATGATGTAGAGTAAGTCCTTTATTGGATTCTAAATTTAAATGTTCAAGTCGTGGAATTTTCACTTTTTTATCAGAAAACTGAATCAAATGACTTCTTCCAGGTTTTTGAATGCGAAGGGGTTTATCGTCTATTTCTTCATCCCAATGTTTTGCAGGAGTAAATAATTTATCTTCCAAATTTGGAGCAAGTAACAGATGTTTTGCGTATTCGGAAAGTTTCATACAATGATACTAAGAAAAGGGATTTACAAAAATCCATTTTCATTGATAGATAAATCCAAATTCAATGACCACTTCCAATTCGAAAAGTCCGAATTTTTACGAATCCGTTTATAACATCGTAAAAAAAATACCTAAGGGAAAAGTGACTACGTATGGACATATCGCGTTATTACTGGGTAACCCAAGAGCAGCCAGGGCCGTTGGGTATGCATTGAATTCACTCAAAAAAGATAGGGAGTCAAAAATTCCATGGCAACGAGTGATCAACCGCCAAGGGAGGATTTCTTTTAAAGGAGATAGTTTTCGCGCGGATTTACAAAAAAAAATCTTACAAACAGAAGGTGTTTTCTTTGATTTAGGTGGTGATCAATTGGATTTTGGCAAGTACGGATGGTTTCCATAAAATGAAAAAAGATTTCCCAATCACACTAACGATCGCCGGTTCGGATTCGGGTGGTGGCGCAGGAGTCCAAGCCGATCTCAAAACGTTTTCATCCTTAGCGACATTTGGAACCACCGTATTCACTTGTTTAACAGCACAAAATCCTGATGGGGTTTCTGGGATTTATGAAATCTCACCTGATTTTGTTTCTTCCCAACTACAAGCTGTTTCCAATTATTTCCCGATCAAATCTGCCAAAACAGGAATGTTATATTCTAAGGACATCATCAAAGCCGTTGCGGCATTCTTTTACGAAAACCCAGACATACAATTGGTTTTGGATCCTGTCATGGTGGCAACTAGTGGTGCCAAACTACTCAAGGATGATGCAATTCAATCTCTCATTGAAGATTTAATTCCATTATCGAAATTAATCACACCTAACCTAGACGAAGCCTCGCTTTTGTTAGGTGAGACAATCAACCAGTATGATCAATTAGTGCCAATGGCTAAAAAATTATACAAAAAATTCAATGTGCCAGTTTTACTAAAAGGCGGTCATTTGCCAAATGCTATCGAAGCAATTGATGTTTTATTTGATGGAAATTCCGTTTACGAATTTTCAAAAACCTTTCTCAAAGACAAACATACTCACGGAACTGGATGCACTTATTCGGCAGCGATCACTGCCTTCTTAGCGCATGGTAAAAATTTAGCAGAAGCTGTTGGGTCCGCTAAAGAATACTTACACTTAACATTGGAAGATGATATTGTTACAGGACCTATCCATCATTTAAATCACTTCCCGGAACCAAGTAACTAATCGACTCAATATATAATTAATACTCGATATTGAGTTCTTTGATTTTTTTATCCAATGTGTTACGATTAATGCCTAAAAATTTTGCAACTCTCGTTTTGGTGTAACGAAACTTTTTCATCGCATATTGGATCAAACGAGACTCAACTTCACTCACAACGATTTCCATAGCTCGCCCATCCAATCCATCCAGTTGCCCTGAGGTCAATCGACCAGATCCTAAATCCAATGGTTCCATTCCGGAAACTGATTCTACGTGATTTGTATTGGATACTTCTACTGTACTTTCAGGCAACTCTTCCATGTTCGAAAGAATATCAGAAAAATCTTCTTCATTCAATATCTCGTCTTGGGCAAGAACAACAGCACGTTCAATTACATTCTCTAATTCTCTAACATTCCCTGGCCATCTGTATTTAAGTAACAGTCGGGATGCTTCTCGTGAGATTCCTTTGATCGCTTTATTATTATCTTTTGTGTATTTTTCTAAAAAGTGATTCATTAAAAGTGGAATGTCCTCAACTCGATCACGAAGTGGTGGTGTATTGATTTTGACAACATTCAAACGATAAAACAAATCTGCTCTGAATTTTTTTTCAGCAACTAACTGTTCTAATTCGGCATTTGTTGCAGCAATGATCCTTACATCTACTTTTTTAGCCTTGGTTGATCCAATGGCTTCAATCTCACGTTCCTGTAAAACACGCAGTAACTTCGATTGTAAATTTAAATCCATTTCACCTATTTCGTCTAAGAAAATTGTACCTGTATCTGCAAGTTCAAACTTTCCTTTTTTATCGGTCACAGCTCCAGTAAAAGATCCCTTTTTGTGTCCAAACAATTCACTTTCGAGTAAATTTTCAGGAATTGCTGCACAATTGATTTTGATGAATGGATTTTCTGAACGAGAACTATTGTAATGAATTGCATTCGCAATCATTTCCTTTCCAGTTCCAGATTCTCCAGTAATGAGAACAGAAGCTCTTGAATCAGCAACTAGTTGGATTTTTTCAAACATCTTCTCCATACTTGCAGCTTTTCCAATGAGTGATCCAAATTTATATTTATTTTTGAGTTCTCTCTTTAATTGGATGTTCTCTCGAGAAATTTCCTTTTTGGCTTCTTCCACAAGATTTTGAATTTTAATCGATTGTGAAATGATTGATGCAACAACTTGCAAAAAATCTAAAAAAGATTTTAAATCAGTATGTTTATTTTGGACAATAAAAGCATTCACTACTCCGAGTGTAGTTTGTTCACTTAATATTGGCGCGCACAATAAACTTACGTTATGTGGGTCATGTTTAAAATGAGATAAATAACCAACTCGGTTTAAAAAATCAGGATGTGATGCAACCGATTCAATAATGATTGGTTCCCCTGACTCATATACTTTTCCTGTGATACCTTCACCAGGTTGGTAGGTACCTTTTTCAATTTCTTCGGGAGATAAACCTGATGCAGCTACAATGCGTAATAAGGCTTCTTCTTTATTGAATAAGACAATACTACCCTTTTCCAAACGAAGTGATTTCTCCATTGTCACCATGATGGAATCAAACACTTCATTTTGGTCTAATGTGGAACTGACAACCTTAGAAATTTCGATGAGAGTTGCTTGGATTTTTGTTCGTTGTTCTAGGGAACGAATGGTTTGTAAGTTTTTAAAGATCTGACCCGCTTGGTTTGCAAGGACACTTACAATCTCCAACATATCCGGTGTAAATGCATTCAATCGATTGGAATCGAGTGAGATCACACCAATGATATCATCTTCTACAATCATGGGAGCCACTAGTTCTGACTTGATTTCCTCTTTGACCTGAATGTAATCCGGATCTTTGGAAACATCATTAACCAATTTTGCTTTTCCAGTGGAAGCAGCCATCCCCGTAATCCCTTGGCCAATCTTCAATTTGGTTTCCCTGAGTAATTGTTGGTTCATACCGCGAGAGGTAACAGCATCAAGGACACTCTGTTTCTCATCGATGAGCATGAGAGACCCCGATTCTACCCCACAGATTTGAATGCAACGGTCCAAAATGAGTTCCAGAAGGCCATCGGGGTCCTGGGTGGAATTCATTGCCGTAGCTACTTCGTGGATGGATTGGATGGGATTGAATTTTTTCGCGCTCATAGGTTTTGCTCTTTGTTATTACGGATTGCTGGAAAGGAACACAGATTCAATTTGCTTATTTTATCATCACAATGTACGGTAAGCAAACAATTAAACGATTTTTTCAACATTTCACTTGCCTTCCTTTCGATTTCAGCAGAAAAAACAACATTTGCTTATAGATTAAGCACAAATCGTACCAGGTTTCTTGGATCGACACGAAATTCTTGTAGCAGACGAAAAAAGAAATCGGATACCCTGGCTCTGTGATGAACGAGGAATCGGATTTTGAAAGGATCTGTCTGTTATGCGCCGAACCTCGGGTTCCCAGTGGACTCACCCAAAGAGGCCGTTTTTTTTGCCAAACATGCCAAAGGGAATGGATCTTAGAAAAAAGGAAAATCCCTCGTGTTGGAAAAAATGTTCTCAATTCTGAAGAAAAAACAGAATTCCTTTTAGAAAACCTTTCCCTCTTTAATTCATCACTTGGTTTAGAAGACCTAATGTTTCGATTTAGTGAATTGATCGCAGATCGATTAAAAAAAGATAAAATCGCAATATTTATCACCAATCTAGAGTTAGGTGAAATTAAATTAGCACATTATTACTCAAAACAGAAATACTTACAAAGAGCTATCAAACGTTTTACCCTAGATTATGATTTGAGTTATGGAATCCTAGTAGAAGCAATGGCGAATCGTGAGCCATGTTTTTATAAGTTCAGTGACCAAACTCATCCTTTTTATTCCTTTTATTCAAAACTTACAGGAACAAAGTCGCAATTAGTATTACCAATCTTATATGCAAATATAGCTGTTGGGATGATTACAATTGACTACGATGAAGAGGATCCAACCGAATACATCGAAGATGAGGAAATACTAAAAATTATTGTCGGACAATTTGCCGTATCTCTCAGAAATTCTCTTTTATTCTCCAAATCAAAAAATCAGTCAAAACATTTCAGAAGTTTACATACAGCTGCTCTTACACTAAGCCAACTGTATTTAAACAATCATAATGAAATGATACGTATGATCCTACTCACCTTGTCTGGGATTGTAGACTCTTCTATTTCCTGTTTAATTGAATTTCCAATTGATAGTGCTAAGGTTAAAGTATTTAAAGTCTATCGAGATCTGGATAATTATGAATTAAAAACTCATACAGAATCCATTGAATCAAAAGAATTAAATTCAATTTTACAAACAAAAGAAATTATGACAATTGATCCTATTAAGATTCCAATCTTAGAAACATTAGGTATCGTTGGGAAAGAATCAATGATTGTTCCAGTCAAATTAGAAAATGGAACCATCTGTATTTTCATATTAGCAAAACAAGATAGTAGATTTCCAAATGAAGAGATCGAAGCCTTAAATGCATTTGTTTCCCTTGCTCGAATCACAATGGAAAATTCCAATTTGTACCAAAACCTTTCGAACAAAGAAAGATTGGAAAAAGAAATTGAAATCGCAAAAGAAATCCAAAGTAATCTTTTGCCCAGAAATACTCCTGAAGCGGAAGGTTTTTCCTTTGGTGGATTCATGGTTCCTGCTCGTGGTATTGGTGGTGATTATTACGATTTTATCCTTTCACCGAATCGAAATGAATTATTTGTGTGTATCGGAGACGTGAGTGGTAAAGGTGTTGCTGCAGGCCTTGTGATGGCGACTGTCCGAACCATATTACATTCGCTTGTGAGAGTCAAAGATTCACCTTGGGAAATTTTAAACGATATTAACAATTATCTCTATTCTAGTTATAAAGAAGCTATTACACCTAGATTTATGAGTATGATTTTGATTCGTTGGAATTTGGTGACCGATGAAGTTGATGTGTCTGGTGCAGGTCATGGAAATTTTTACCATTACCATGTGAACCAAAAGTCTTTACAATCAATTGAAACAGGTGGAGTCATTTTAGGAATTAGCCCCGATATTTCAAAATTCAAAAATGAATCTAAATTACAATTCCATGCAGGAGATACAATTTTACTTTTTACAGATGGGGTAACGGAAGCACTCAATGCATCGGAAAAACAATACGGTGAACCGAGTCTAGAAAAAAGTTTCCTTTCAAATATAGAATTAGAACCAAAAAAGATACTGGAGAATATCTATTTGGATTTAAAAGAATTTGTCAAAGAACAGGAACAACACGATGATATCACTATGGTGGCTGTGAGAAAAATATGAACCTAGAAATTCCGGTCTCCATTTCCACCCATTTTGAATCAATGCTCAAACGAATGGGTAACAATCTTCCAAATCATTGGGTTTCAAACAAAACTAGATTTTTACTTTCCTATTCTGGTGGAAAAGACTCCAGTATCCTTCTCTTATTTCTTAAATACCTAAAAGACAAATACAAAATCGAAACTCCTCATCTGTTTTATCTCTCACATGGAATCAGAGAAATCCAGGATGAAGAAAACGAAATGTTAGTTTATTTAGAAAACTTTGGTTTTCCATTTTCGTTTGTAAAAAAAAAATCCCAAATCTCGCCTTAAAACTAAAAAAAGGACTCGAAGAAACTGGTAGATTAGTCCGCTACCATGAACTTAAAAAAATTTCGCGCACAAACCCTTCAGTAATTCTTACAGGTCACCATTGCAAAGATTACACCGAATCTATTTTCTTACACCTAACAAGAGGTGGTGGGAAAAAATCATTTTATACACTTCCTCCATTTGATGGCGAACGATTTTTACCATTAGTATTCCTAGAAGACCAAGAACTAAGGGATCTTTATGAATATGTTTCAACTCATATGCGAATTTTTGAAGATGAATCAAATTCAGACCCCATTTACAAACGAAATCGAATCCGAATGGAATTGTTACCCATTCTCGAACGAGAGAAATGGAATTTCCATAAAACATATTGGAATTTCCATGATCGAACACAACTCAATATCCAATTTGATGGTATAATGAGCCCAAACCAAACGATATCTCCCAAAATGTTTCGGATCCCACATGAAACATGGATGAGTTTAAATTTATCTGCAAAAAAAGAATTAATCGACTTTCATTTAAAGCTGATGGGAATGTATCCACTTTATAAATCTGGATTTGAAAATTTTCATCTACAATCCGAAGGGGAAAGAGCATTTTTAGAAAACAAAAATTGTTATTTATACAAATCAAAGTTTGGTGATCTTTTTATCATTGATAAAAAGTCTTCCGCATTTAAAAAAGCAATCTCTTATCGTGAAGGAAACCAACTTACGATTGAATGGAATCAAAACCAATTTAGAATCAAAGACCCTGAAGAAAGGTATTCACTTGGATCATGGCATCATGGGCAAAAAATTCAAATTCGCTCAGGAAACAAGGAAATTTCGGAATGTATGCGGGAGAATGGTATTCCATTTTTCCTTAGAACTTTTATTCCCATCCTTTATTTTGAAAATGAACCGATTCAAATTTTATTTTCGCTCTTCTCCAAAAACGAAAAGAATTATCCCAAACGAATCTATTTGGAAAGGTGATCTAGATGCACAAATATTCCAAAGAAATTCCTTTTCCTGAAACCAAATTTTTCACTTCTATTGCCAAATTGGAAGAAAAGGAAGATTTAGACTCGGTTCAATCCATTGCATTTATGGGAAGATCCAACTCTGGAAAATCTAGTTTGCTCAATGCGTTATCCAATCATAGAGGTCTTGCAAAAGTATCAAAAACTCCTGGAAAAACAAAACTAATCAACATTTTCAGAACCAAAGTTGGCTTTAATTTGATCGACTTACCAGGATTTGGTTATTCGAAAGCATCTCACAAAGAACATAAAGATATGATGAATCTTTTAGAAGGATTTCTCAATTCATGGAAACAACTTAAAGTTTTATTTATACTATGTGATTCCCAAAGGGAGTTCCCAGAAGAGGAGTTGTCTACAATCGAAGTAGCAATGGAAAAAAAAATTAAACCCGTTGTGATCAGAACGAAAATTGATAAATTAAATCAAAGTGGACAACACAAAGTGCGAACAGAAATGGAAGATGCTATGAATGAGATAGGAGTTCCGTTTCGAGTATTTTATATTTCTGCAACAACGGGAAGAGGAATAGGAGAATTACGAGAATTTATATTAGAAACACTTGGAATTCAAACGAAGGTATCCAAAGTGGAACCGTAATTTGAATCCATTTTATAATTGAGCATTCCAAATACATTAGAGGCCATCATCTTACGAAAATCAGTAAGTAGTGCAAAGGTTTCTTTTAACTGTTCTTTGATTCGAAGCAAACGGACTTCTTCTTCTAATCGTTTTTTTTCAGATTCCAATTCTTTTTGACGTTCTGTCGAAGTTATATCAGAAGTTTTTTTACTCTTTTCAGATTCTAAACGAGTTTCCAATTCTTTGATTTTTGATTCTAAGTTTTTTTCATAACTTCGTTTTTGGATTTCTTTTGGATTATTTCGATCAACTTGATCAGAAGATTTTTCTTTTGTCTTTTTCTCTTCTTCTGCTTTTTGTTGGAACAAATCTTGTACAGATTTCCCATCTGAATATGGTTGTAAACTTGGATCGTCTTCTTGTTTGGAATTTGGTTTTGTCACAGCATGTGTTTCACCACTGACAGCAACCATTCGACCATCTCGAAGTTC comes from the Leptospira ellinghausenii genome and includes:
- a CDS encoding sigma-54-dependent Fis family transcriptional regulator, producing MNSTQDPDGLLELILDRCIQICGVESGSLMLIDEKQSVLDAVTSRGMNQQLLRETKLKIGQGITGMAASTGKAKLVNDVSKDPDYIQVKEEIKSELVAPMIVEDDIIGVISLDSNRLNAFTPDMLEIVSVLANQAGQIFKNLQTIRSLEQRTKIQATLIEISKVVSSTLDQNEVFDSIMVTMEKSLRLEKGSIVLFNKEEALLRIVAASGLSPEEIEKGTYQPGEGITGKVYESGEPIIIESVASHPDFLNRVGYLSHFKHDPHNVSLLCAPILSEQTTLGVVNAFIVQNKHTDLKSFLDFLQVVASIISQSIKIQNLVEEAKKEISRENIQLKRELKNKYKFGSLIGKAASMEKMFEKIQLVADSRASVLITGESGTGKEMIANAIHYNSSRSENPFIKINCAAIPENLLESELFGHKKGSFTGAVTDKKGKFELADTGTIFLDEIGEMDLNLQSKLLRVLQEREIEAIGSTKAKKVDVRIIAATNAELEQLVAEKKFRADLFYRLNVVKINTPPLRDRVEDIPLLMNHFLEKYTKDNNKAIKGISREASRLLLKYRWPGNVRELENVIERAVVLAQDEILNEEDFSDILSNMEELPESTVEVSNTNHVESVSGMEPLDLGSGRLTSGQLDGLDGRAMEIVVSEVESRLIQYAMKKFRYTKTRVAKFLGINRNTLDKKIKELNIEY
- a CDS encoding SpoIIE family protein phosphatase, which codes for MNEESDFERICLLCAEPRVPSGLTQRGRFFCQTCQREWILEKRKIPRVGKNVLNSEEKTEFLLENLSLFNSSLGLEDLMFRFSELIADRLKKDKIAIFITNLELGEIKLAHYYSKQKYLQRAIKRFTLDYDLSYGILVEAMANREPCFYKFSDQTHPFYSFYSKLTGTKSQLVLPILYANIAVGMITIDYDEEDPTEYIEDEEILKIIVGQFAVSLRNSLLFSKSKNQSKHFRSLHTAALTLSQLYLNNHNEMIRMILLTLSGIVDSSISCLIEFPIDSAKVKVFKVYRDLDNYELKTHTESIESKELNSILQTKEIMTIDPIKIPILETLGIVGKESMIVPVKLENGTICIFILAKQDSRFPNEEIEALNAFVSLARITMENSNLYQNLSNKERLEKEIEIAKEIQSNLLPRNTPEAEGFSFGGFMVPARGIGGDYYDFILSPNRNELFVCIGDVSGKGVAAGLVMATVRTILHSLVRVKDSPWEILNDINNYLYSSYKEAITPRFMSMILIRWNLVTDEVDVSGAGHGNFYHYHVNQKSLQSIETGGVILGISPDISKFKNESKLQFHAGDTILLFTDGVTEALNASEKQYGEPSLEKSFLSNIELEPKKILENIYLDLKEFVKEQEQHDDITMVAVRKI
- a CDS encoding ATP-binding protein codes for the protein MNLEIPVSISTHFESMLKRMGNNLPNHWVSNKTRFLLSYSGGKDSSILLLFLKYLKDKYKIETPHLFYLSHGIREIQDEENEMLVYLENFGFPFSFVKKKSQISP
- a CDS encoding tRNA lysidine(34) synthetase, which encodes MPNLALKLKKGLEETGRLVRYHELKKISRTNPSVILTGHHCKDYTESIFLHLTRGGGKKSFYTLPPFDGERFLPLVFLEDQELRDLYEYVSTHMRIFEDESNSDPIYKRNRIRMELLPILEREKWNFHKTYWNFHDRTQLNIQFDGIMSPNQTISPKMFRIPHETWMSLNLSAKKELIDFHLKLMGMYPLYKSGFENFHLQSEGERAFLENKNCYLYKSKFGDLFIIDKKSSAFKKAISYREGNQLTIEWNQNQFRIKDPEERYSLGSWHHGQKIQIRSGNKEISECMRENGIPFFLRTFIPILYFENEPIQILFSLFSKNEKNYPKRIYLER
- the yihA gene encoding ribosome biogenesis GTP-binding protein YihA/YsxC, with amino-acid sequence MHKYSKEIPFPETKFFTSIAKLEEKEDLDSVQSIAFMGRSNSGKSSLLNALSNHRGLAKVSKTPGKTKLINIFRTKVGFNLIDLPGFGYSKASHKEHKDMMNLLEGFLNSWKQLKVLFILCDSQREFPEEELSTIEVAMEKKIKPVVIRTKIDKLNQSGQHKVRTEMEDAMNEIGVPFRVFYISATTGRGIGELREFILETLGIQTKVSKVEP